In a genomic window of Gossypium arboreum isolate Shixiya-1 chromosome 7, ASM2569848v2, whole genome shotgun sequence:
- the LOC108479227 gene encoding uncharacterized protein LOC108479227 produces the protein MLRLRSRGTSFLGSVDVPKLKRKALNSWAAVQDTYFSTKDTFERHKVVFTVGTSIASVATAWFGYSLRHYHESKVDQRLESIEKAMKNSHHLEHADFKKLVDPGHSRAAAWVATAGTALIVGYGLGWRGGTWYANRKFRREQLKLLGQIKPKRWQLLGQMKPRGWQFRFLRSSPRCRGPESASKTSGTTLKSTPTSCESVEAHQ, from the exons ATGCTGCGATTAAGAAGCAGAGGCACCTCCTTTCTGGGTTCAGTAGATGTTCCCAAATTGAAGCGAAAAGCCCTTAATTCTTGGGCTGCTGTTCAAGATACCTACTTCTCCACCAAG GATACATTTGAGAGGCATAAGGTGGTATTTACAGTAGGAACTTCTATAGCTTCGGTTGCTACCGCATGGTTTG GATACTCTTTACGGCATTATCATGAATCAAAAGTAGATCAAAGGCTTGAATCAATTGAGAAAGCC ATGAAAAACAGTCATCATCTGGAGCATGCAGACTTCAAAAAACTTGTTGACCCAGGACATTCCAGAGCTGCTGCTTGGGTTGCCACGGCTGGTACTGCTCTCATTGTTGG ATATGGCTTGGGTTGGCGAGGTGGAACATGGTATGCAAATAGAAAGTTCAGAAGGGAGCAGTTGAAACTACTAGGGCAGATAAAACCTAAAAGGTGGCAATTGCTCGGACAAATGAAACCTCGAGGTTGGCAATTCCGTTTCCTTAGATCATCACCAAGATGCCGAGGGCCAGAAAGTGCTTCAAAAACATCTGGAACAACGCTAAAGAGCACTCCCACCTCATGTGAATCCGTGGAAGCCCATCAATAA